CCGTGTGCTGGGGCATAACATCTGGCTCCCAAAACCGAGATTTTATCTAAAGCTACTTCAACTTGTTTGGCTTGGGGCGCATGAAGACATTCAAAATAATAACGACGTTCCGCATCTAACCCTTTCCAATCTTCATCAAACAAAGTATCTTCGCAAATATGAGCGCCGAAAAGTTTATCTGTGTAGAGAATTTTGGTTGCAGAATCATAAGTACAAAGTCCATCAGCCCACCGGGGAGTAGGTACGGTGACAAATGATAGAAGATGTCCTTGTCCTAAATCTAGAGTATCGCCCGATCGCACTGCTTGAATAGGTGATTCAAATTCGGGAAAGGCAGTTTTGAGAGCATTAGCGGCGGGACGAGAACAAATGAGAGTGGCTTGAGGAACCAGAGAGAGCAATACTTGCAAAGTTGCTCTCCGGTTCGGGTTGACATGACTGAGAACAATGTAATCTAGGGTAATGAAATCTAGATGTTGTGCAAGTTGCTCAAGGTAAATTTCGGTAAAAGATTCACCGGGAGGGTCAATTAAAGCCTTTTTATCAGCTTGAATCAGATAAGAATTTGCTGTAGTTCCCCGTTGGCGGGAATATTCCACCTCAAATTTTAGTCTATCCCAAGTCCGCGATCGGAGAATCAGAGTATTTTTACCAATTTCAGCAACTTGAACATCTCTGCTATGGTTGGACGTTAATGTGGCAGTGGACATAATAATCTTTTTTAATTGGCATTGGGCATTGGGCATTGGGAATTAGGAATGGGGAATTGGTTATTTTCCTTCTCTCATCTTCCTAACTACTGTACAGACGCGATTAATTGCATCTCTACCTATTTTTAATGACCATTAGTTTGTGTTAATTCCGATTTGGCTCGGTTTCTATAGCGTTTAGATACTTCTTGTTCGGGGTCGATACCTTCAAAGGTAGGAGGTAGCCAAACTCGGAGGAACAGTATTATTCCTAGCACTAATAAAAAGGCACAAGTTGCTAAAACTTGACTCCAACTTGTTTCTAAAACACCTTTAACAATGACTTCTCGCAAAGCTGAAACGATGGAAACTTCAACAGCTACCCCAATAGATACTCGATGTTCTTGTAGGTAAATAATCAGCAGTCGGAATAACTCAACTAAGATGAGTAGAAAGAGAATATCGGCAGTAACAACATGAAAATTTAGTGGTGGAAGTAAGGAGAGAAACATATCTCTCACCTGAAGCACCATAAAGCTAAATAAACCCATACACAAACAAATTACAATTACATCTTGAATGAATTCTAAGGTTCGCACGACACGCGCTCGATTGATTTCATACATACTAATCGGGGTATTTTCAGCAGATTTATACATACTTTTCTGTGATTGGTGAGTGAGGAGTTTAGAAGATGAGGCAGAACAGGAGAATAAGCAATGCCCAATTTAGTAATGATTGCCAATTTTGCGGTGATGGGCGGCAGTAAGTGCATTTAGCTTGGCAACTCTTCCAGTTTGGACTGTACTATAAATTACCCAATGATCTCCACAATCCATGCGGCTAGTAATTTCACATTCCATGTAAGCTAAAGCTTCAGCTAAAACGGGTGATTCATTTTTAGCTGGATATGTTTTCACTCCAGCAAATCTATCTGCACCAGGAGCAAAACGTTTGAGGAAATGTTTCATTAATCCTTGATATTTCCCTTCTTCTAAAACATTTAAAACAAAGCGATCGCCAACGTGCATCAACGATTCAATTGCCCGGTCTTTGGATACTGCGATCGCTACTCCTAAAGGCTCAAGACTCGCTTGTGTTACCCAAGAAGCAAACATTGCACTCTGAACTTCTCCTTTTTTGGCGGTGATGATGTATAATCCTGTGCTAATCCGCCCTAAAGCTTTCTCTAACTCGGTATTGATAGATTTTATTTGTTTAATGGTGCGATCGCGGTTCAACCATTGACCCAAATCTGTCCCCGCTTCATCACAAAGCTGTTCCGTTGCTGGGGTAGGGATTTCCTTAACTAAAATAGGAGGAAAAGCTTCAGTTAATCCCAGTTCTTGAAACTTATTGCGTAAAGGATAAATGGGTTCATCTTCTCCCCCTCCCGACTCTAATAAACCAATTGCCTGTTTCTTATGAATAGCAGCTAAAATAGTGCTTAAAGAAGCTTGAGCTATCACCGAAGATTGGGGTGGCATTGCAATTACTAAACCAGAAGATTGTGCAACTAATTCTCTAACTTCTTGAGGCTCTGAACTATTGAGAGGAAATAATTCTACTGCTACCCCTGTTTTTGCACATCCATGAGCTATTGTACGGACTAACTGCTCGCTATACCCATAATCTTCAACATAAAACAGAGCTACTAAAGCC
This genomic interval from Nostoc sp. KVJ3 contains the following:
- a CDS encoding phosphate-starvation-inducible PsiE family protein, which produces MYKSAENTPISMYEINRARVVRTLEFIQDVIVICLCMGLFSFMVLQVRDMFLSLLPPLNFHVVTADILFLLILVELFRLLIIYLQEHRVSIGVAVEVSIVSALREVIVKGVLETSWSQVLATCAFLLVLGIILFLRVWLPPTFEGIDPEQEVSKRYRNRAKSELTQTNGH
- a CDS encoding diflavin flavoprotein codes for the protein MVALIQPTQVTPNSGRLTVQTVEIAPQTTAIRCLDWDRERFDVEFGLRNGTTYNSFLIQGEKVALVDTSHRKFEQLYLEILVGLIDPTKIDYLIISHTEPDHSGLVKNILQLAPSITVVGAKVAIQFLENMVHQPFNSKQVKSGERLDLGNGHELEFISAPNLHWPDTIFTYDHKTSTLYTCDVFGMHYCDDHTYDENITLLEEDFQYYYDCLMGPNARSVLAALKRIEKLEIKTVATGHGPLLQHYISEWLGRYESWSLEQAKTEALVALFYVEDYGYSEQLVRTIAHGCAKTGVAVELFPLNSSEPQEVRELVAQSSGLVIAMPPQSSVIAQASLSTILAAIHKKQAIGLLESGGGEDEPIYPLRNKFQELGLTEAFPPILVKEIPTPATEQLCDEAGTDLGQWLNRDRTIKQIKSINTELEKALGRISTGLYIITAKKGEVQSAMFASWVTQASLEPLGVAIAVSKDRAIESLMHVGDRFVLNVLEEGKYQGLMKHFLKRFAPGADRFAGVKTYPAKNESPVLAEALAYMECEITSRMDCGDHWVIYSTVQTGRVAKLNALTAAHHRKIGNHY